The following coding sequences lie in one bacterium genomic window:
- a CDS encoding isoprenylcysteine carboxylmethyltransferase family protein: MVSLKNITIKQIFSCIIALLLIIFSEARPVPFLIGVVIVSVGETIRFWAAGHLKKDKSLTITGPYAYVKNPLYIGTLLVIIGMCLCAYNFYILAFGLTVFFFQYLPYKLEKEGSRLEKIFGEEYIAYAKQVPNLIPKLTPYRPEGKAIKKWSFEQVKGNSEHLTFLAILAGIILISRNLWIRG; this comes from the coding sequence ATGGTTTCACTAAAAAATATAACTATCAAACAAATATTTTCTTGTATCATTGCTCTTCTTTTAATTATCTTTTCTGAAGCACGACCTGTGCCTTTTTTAATTGGCGTAGTGATAGTTTCAGTGGGAGAGACAATTCGGTTTTGGGCAGCCGGTCACCTGAAAAAGGATAAATCCTTGACCATCACCGGACCTTACGCCTATGTCAAAAATCCACTTTACATAGGCACACTCCTGGTGATAATTGGTATGTGCCTGTGTGCTTATAATTTCTACATCCTTGCCTTTGGATTAACCGTTTTTTTCTTTCAGTATCTTCCTTATAAACTAGAAAAAGAAGGTTCTCGATTAGAAAAGATATTCGGGGAAGAATACATTGCCTACGCAAAACAGGTCCCCAATCTTATCCCCAAATTAACTCCATACCGTCCAGAAGGCAAAGCGATAAAAAAATGGAGTTTTGAACAGGTAAAAGGCAATAGTGAGCATTTGACCTTTTTAGCCATTTTAGCCGGGATTATCTTAATTAGCAGAAATTTATGGATTAGGGGATAA